CGCAATCTCTTGCCGATTGCGTGAAATGTGATCGCGGCCCCTCCTTCGCAAAACGCCCCGCACGCGGTAGCCTTCCGGTCAACAAGAACACGAGCAGTAGGTGACCCCAGATGAAACGGAGCCTTTCCGGCCTCGCGCTGTGCCTGATGGCCACGCAGGCGTCGGCAGACCGCCTAGACGACTTCACCGCCCCGGTGATCTCGCAGCGCCCGGCGCTGCGCCCTCTCGCCTTTGTCGCGGCGGAGCCCGCGCAGGTGGTCCCCGCCAGCGAGGTGCAGCAGGAGTTCGCCCGCTGGCTCACCAGCTTCCGCGCGCGTGCCCGCGCCGAGGGGATCAGCGAGCGCACCCTCGACGTTTCGCTTCGCAACGTCACGCTCGACACGGACGCGCTGCACAAGATCAACAATCAGGCGGAGTTTACCAAGACACTCTGGGCCTACCTCGGCTCGGCGGTCTCGGACACGCGCATCGAGAACGGCCGAGCGGCGCTGGCGCAGCATGACCAGCTTCTGCGCCAGATCGAGGCGCGCTACGGCGTCGACCGGCAAGTGGTGCTGGCGATCTGGGGCATGGAAAGCGCCTATGGCAGCCATCGAGGCACGCATCCGGTGATCCCGGCGCTGGCGACGCTGGCTTTTGGCTCGCGGCGGGGCTCTTTCTTCGAGGGTCAGCTGATCGACGCGCTGCACATAATCCAGAACGGCGACACCAGCCCCGAGCACATGACCGGCAGCTGGGCCGGGGCGATGGGCCATACGCAGTTCATTCCCTCCTCCTACCGGGCGCTGGCAGTGGACTGGACCGGCGACGGCAAGCGCGACATCTGGTCGGACAACCCCGCCGACGCGCTGGCCTCGACGGCGCATTACCTTGCCGAGAACGGCTGGATTCACGGTCAGCCCTGGGGGGTCGAGGTACAGCTGCCGCGCGGCTTCGACTACGAGCTGGCGGGCAGCACGGGCCGCATGCCCTCGGATTGGGCCCGGCTCGGCGTGGTCGGCATGGACGGACGTCCGGTACAGGACTTCGGCTCGGCCCGGCTGCTGCTGCCGGCGGGACACAGGGGCGCGGCCTTCCTGACCTTCAAGAACTTCAAGGTGATCTCGCGCTACAACGCCGCCGACGCCTATGTGATCGGGGTCGGGCACCTGGCCGACCGGATCATGGGCGGCGCGCCGATCCGCGCCAGTTGGCCCGATGACGAGCGCGCGCTGACCAGCGACGAGCGCAAGGAGCTTCAGGTGCGGCTGAGGCAGGCGGGTTTCGATCCCTCGGGGGTCGACGGGCGCATCGGGCCGAACACGATCAAGGCGCTGCGGGACTACCAGCGTGCGGTGGGCGTGGTGCCGGACGGCTATGCCTCGCTCGAGGTGCTGCACCGGTTGCGCTGAGGCGGTTCAGCGGCACCCCGCGCCGCAGCTCTTCACCAGCGCCCTCACCTGGCGGGCGCTGGGACCGGGCCAGCGGTTGGCGTTGCAGGGGTCGGCGATCAGCACAAGCCGGCCCTCCTCGCGCTTCAGCAGCGCCGCCATGGGGCCGGTCCGGGCCTCGCCGCACCATGGGCCGTAGCAGGAAACGCGCAGGGTGATGCGCTGGTCGAAGGGGCGGTCGAAGCCCGCCCGCCCCAATGCCCAGCCCCAGAAGCGCGCGGGCACTTCGCCCGAACTGCGCGGCACCGGTCCGGTCTCGAGCATGCCGTTCACCGCGATCCACTCGGTCTGCTCGGACTTCGCCGCGCGCACGTCGCGCGCCACGTCCGGCGGCAGGCACTTGAGCGCAAAGGCCGGACTGGCCACACCAAGCAACAGAACGAGAAACAGGAACGCGGTACGGATCACAGCTTCTCCCGGAAGGCGGCCATCACCTGCTCGTAAACGGGGCGCTTGAAGGGCACGATCTGGCCCAGAACCTCATCCGCCGGCAGCCAGCACCATTCCGAGAACTCGGGGTGCTCGGTCTGGATGTTCACCTGCGCATCCTCGCCGTGGAAGCGCAGCAGGTACCACTTCTGCTCCTGCCCCTTGTAGCGGCCCTTCCAGATGCGCGGCACGATGTCGTGCGGCAGATCATAGCAGAGCCAGCCCTCGGTCTCGGCCTCGACGGTGACCAGCGAGGGGCTGACGCCGATCTCTTCCTCGAGCTCGCGCAGGGCGGCCTCCTGCGGCGTCTCGCCCTCGTCGATCCCGCCCTGCGGCATCTGCCAGGCGGGCACCTCGCTGTCGAGCCGCTGGCCGACGAAGACGTGCCCGGCGGCGTTGACCAGCATCACGCCGACGTTGCGGCGATAGGGCAGCGCGGCGATTTCTTCGGGGGTCATGGTCTTCATCGGAGGCTCCTTGGTTTGCGTCGCACGCTAGCGCCGGTTCAGGAATTTTGGAAGGGACGACCCGTCTGGCCACGAGGCGAAGCCACTGGAAGCCCCCCACGGAAAAAGGCGCGCCCTGCGGGACGCGCCTTTGCCAGTCCCGGAAACCCGGAAACCTTATTTGTCGGTCGCCTGCGCCTGCTGCATGAGCGCCTGCTCGTCGCCGAGAACGCTGAGGCCCTTGAGGATGTCGATCGCATAGGCCAGCTGGTAGTCGTCCTGGCGCAACTTGGCGGCTTCCTCGGCCTTGGCGCGGTCCTCTTCAATCTGGCGGACCTCGTCCTCGGTCAGGCTGTCGTTGTCCAGCGCGCCGCGCAGGTCGGCCTCGGAGCGGCCGAAGCCGGGCACGGTGTCCTCTTCACTCTCCGGCTCGGGCGGACGCTGCTCGACGACGATGTCGGGCGAGACGCCGAGCGCCTGGATCGAGCGGCCCGAGGGGGTGTAGTAGCGCGCAGTGGTCAGGCGCATCGCGCCGTCGCCCCGCAGCGGCATGACGGTCTGCACCGAGCCCTTGCCGAAGCTCTTGGTGCCCACGACGACGGCGCGGTGGTGATCCTTCAGCGCACCGGCGACGATCTCGGACGCCGAGGCCGAGCCGCCGTTGATCAGCACCACGATCGGCTTGCCGTCCGACAGGTCGCCCTCGGTGGCATTGTAGCGCTCGCCATCGGCGGCGTTGCGGCCCCGGGTCGAGACGATCTCGCCCTTGTCGAGGAAGGCGTCGGCGACCTTGATCGCCTGGGTCAGAAGGCCGCCCGGGTTGTTGCGCAGGTCGAGCACGATGCCGTTGATCTTGTCGATGCCCCCCGCGGCCTCGACCTCCTTGGCCAGCCCCTCTTCGAGGTTGGGGAAGGTCTGGTCGTTGAAGGTGGTCACGCGCAGCACAACGGTGTCGCCCTCGCGGCGGGTGCGCACGGCGGTGAGGGTGATCGTGTCGCGGATGATTGAGATTTCGAGGGGCTCTTCCTCGCCTTCACGCACCACGGTGATCACGATCTCCGAGCCGACCGGCCCGCGCATCTTGTCCACCGCCTCGTCGAGGTTCAGACCCAACACCGACTCGCCGTCGACGTGGGTGATGAAATCCCCGGCCTGCACGCCGGCCTCGGCGGCGGGGGTGCCGTCCATCGGCGAGACGACCTTGACGAAGCCGTCTTCCTGGGTGACCTCGATGCCAAGCCCGCCGAATTCGCCGCGTGTCTGCACACGCATGTCGGCGGCATCGTCTGGCGGAAGGTAGCTCGAATGCGGGTCGAGAGAGGTGAGCATGCCGTTGATGGCAGCCTCGATCAGCTTCTTGTCGTCCACCTCCGAGACGTATTGCGCACGGATGCGCTCGAAGATATCGCCGAAGAGGTCGAGCTGTTCGTAGACGCTGGTGTTCTTCTCGGCTTCCTGGGCCAGCAGCGGGCCGACGAACTGCGTCGTCGCCACCACGCCTGCCACGGTGCCGCCCAGTGCGGCCATCAGAAACTTGTTCATCCTCAGATCATCCCTTGTCGCTGGCGAACCATTCTAGCGGGTCCACGGGCGCGTCGCCCTCTCTTACCTCTATATACAGGGTCTCCGTGCGTCCAGCGCCGGAACCTTCACGTGACGGTGACGCCCCGTCGCCTGCTGCATCTCCCATCAGCCCGACGGGCGCGCCCTCGGAAAGGATTTCCCCCGTCGCCGCATAGGTCTCGTCCAGCCCCGCGAGGACGATGAGCAAATCCGGCTGCGGCTCGAGAATGGTCACGAGGCCATAATCGAGCAGCGGGCCGGAGTAGCGCACGGTGGCGGCAGTGGGCGTGGTGACGATGGCCTGCGGCAGCGTGGCGATCACGATGCCGGGACGTGAGACCCCGGCGGCATCCGCCTCGCCCGCCGCGCGCAGCACCTGCCCGCGCACCGGCATCGGCAGGCTACCGCGCCGCGCATCCACGGGTGGCAGCCGGTTCGGCGCCTCGCCCTGCGAGATGTTCGACAGGCCGGAGGCAAAGCCCTCCAGCGTCTCTGTGGCCGAGATGAGGATCGCGGTGCGCACCGGGTCCTCGGTGAAACGCATCGGCAGGTCGGTGCGGTCGGCCACCGCCTGACTGAGCTCGGTGCGCGCGGCCTGCACACCGGCCAGCCCCTCGCGCAGGGTTTGGGCGGCGCTTTCCTGCAGGGTCCGCAGCTGCGCCACCTCGTCGAGGTCGGAGCGCAGTTGGCGCGCCTCCTGCGCCAATCCCGGCGTCACCGCCGACAGCAGCATGCCCGCCCGCGCCGAGCCGACGGGCCCCGCCGGATGCAGCAGCGCCTCGGGCGCCGCCGAGCTGCCGAGGCTCGACAGCACGCCAAGAAGCTGCGCCACCTCGCCCTCCTGCGCGGCAAGGCGGCGGCTCAGCTCGGTCTCGCGCACGGCCGCGTCCCGGAGCCCGTCGCGCAGGGCGGCAAGCCCGTCCTCATAGGCTTCGACAGTGCGGGTCAGCGCCTTGACGCGGTCGCGCGCCGTGTCCGCCCGCCCCAATTGCACAGAAGCCGCTTCCAGCGCCCGCGCCGCGGCACGGGCAGCCTCGCCCGGGGCCTGCGCCAGCGCCGGACCCGCCATCAGGCAAAGGATCAGCGCGGCGGCTCTCATTCGTCGATCAGGCTCGTCCCGGTCATCTCCTCGGGCGGCGGCAGGTTCATCAGCTGCAGCAGCGTCGGAGCGACATCGGCGAGGATGCCGTCATGCACCGTCGCGCCTTCGGGTCCGCCGAAAAGGATCACCGGCACCGGGTTGGTCGTATGCGCGGTGTGAGGCCCGTTCGTCTCGTCGTCCCACATGGTCTCGCAATTGCCGTGGTCCGCGATGACCACCATGGCGCCGCCGACCTTCTCGAGCGCCGCGACCACCTTGCCGAGCCCGTCGTCCACCGCCTCGCAGGCCTTGATTGCCGCGTCGAGATCGCCGGTGTGACCGACCATGTCGGGGTTGGCGAAATTGGTGACGATGAGGTCATAGCCCTTCTCGATCGCCGCGACGAAGCGCTCGGCGACCTCGGGTTCGGACATCTCGGGCTGCAGGTCGTAGGTCGCCACCTTGGGCGACTTGGGCATGAAGCGGTCCTCGCCTTCCTCAGGCGTCTCCTTGCCACCGTTCAGGAAGAAGGTGACATGCGGATATTTCTCGGTCTCGGCGAGGCGGAACTGCGTGAGCCCGTGCTTGGCCACCCATTCGCCCAGCGTGTTGACGATCACCCGCTTGGGATAGGCGGTGGTCATGTAGGTGTTGTGCTTGTCCGAGTATTCGACCATGCCGAGCAGCGCCGAAAGCTCGGGCTTCTCGCGCTCGAACCCGTCGAAGTCCGGCGCGCCGATGGCCGCGAGGATCTCGCGCGCCCGGTCGGCGCGGAAGTTGAGGCAGAAGAAACCGTCGCCTGACGTCAGCCCCTCGTAGCCGCCGATCACGGTCGCCGGGATGAACTCGTCGGTCTTGTCATTGGCGTAGCTCTGGGCAACGGCGGTGACCGCGTCGGGGGCGGTTTCGCCCTTCCCGCCCACCATCGCCTCATAGGCCGTCTGCACCCGCTCCCAGCGATTGTCGCGGTCCATGGCGTAGTAGCGACCGATGACGGTGCCGATGCTGGCGCCCTCGGGCAGGCTTTCGTCAAGATCCTTCACGAAGCCTTCACCCGACTTTGGCGCCACGTCGCGGCCATCGGTGATCGCGTGCAGCACCACGTCCAGACCCTGCTCCACCAGCAACTTCACCGCAGCCTTGATGTGGGTGATGTGACCGTGCACGCCGCCGTCCGAGACGAGGCCCATCAGGTGCGCGCGACCGCCCGCCGCCTTCACCTTGGCAGCGAAGTCGAGGATCGCCTCGTTCTTGAAGAAGGAGCCGTCCTCGATCGCGAGGTCGATCTGGCCCAGATCCATCGCCACCACCCGGCCCGCGCCGATGTTGGTGTGGCCCACTTCCGAATTGCCCATCTGGCCGCTCGGCAGGCCGACCTCGGGCCCGAAGGTGACCAGCGTGGCATGCGGGCATGTGGCGTAGAGCCTGTCCATCGTGGGGGTCTTGGCCAGCGCCGGGGCGTTGTACGCCGTCTCGTCTCGCAGGCCCCAGCCGTCGAGGATGGTCAGGACAACGGGTTTCGGAGTGGTCATGCTCAAACGCCCTTTTTCTCGCGAGGTTGTCGCAGGTGTAGCAGGGCGGCGCGGCGATGTGGAGGGCCGCCGCGCGCCGGCCTCACCCGAAGATCAGTTTCGGGATCAGAAGGGAAATCTGTGGCAGGTAGGTGATCAGTAGCAGCACAAGGATGTTGACCACAACAAAGGGCCAGACCCCGGCAATGATCTGCGACACCGGCTTGCCCAGCGTCGAGGAGGCCACGAAGATATCCAGCCCGAAGGGCGGCGTGATCATCCCCAGCGAGATGTTCAGCGTGACGATCATGCCGAAGTGCACCGGGTCAATCCCCAGCGACTGCGCGACCGGGAAGAGCGGCGGCACCAGCACCAATAGCGCCGAGTTCGGGTCGATAAACATGCCCGCGACGAAGAAGCAGAGGTTGGCCACCATCAGGAAGGTAATCCAGCCCGCATCCACCGACTCCAGAAGGCCGATGATCGAGTTCGGCACCTGCGCCAGCGTCACGAAGAAGGAGATCAGCCCGCCCATCGCCAAGAGCACGAAGATGATCGCGGTGTTGATCGCGCTGCGCTCGGTGATCTTGAACAGGTCGTTCCACGTCAGGCTGCGCAGGATGAAGGCCTCGACGACGATCGCATAGACCACGCTGACCGCCGCCGCCTCGGTGGGGGTGATGACGCCGGAATAGATGCCGCCAAGGATGATGACCGGCATCCCGAGCGCCCATTTCGCCTGCCAGATGGCCCGCAGACGTTCGGACCACGCCACGCGCGGCTCGCGGGTCACCCCGCCCTTGCCGGCCTCGAGCCAGACAAAGAGCGCGAAGGCCAGGCCAAGCACCAGCCCCACCGCGAGCCCGCCGGCAAAGAGCCGCGAGATCGAGGTGCCGGTCATCCAGCCGTAAACGATGAGCGTGATCGACGGCGGGATCAGCAGCGAGGTTTCGGCGCTGGCCACCAGCAGGCCAAGGCTGAACTTGTCCGAGTAGCCGGCCCGGCGCATCTCGGGGTAGACCATCCGGCCCATCGCCGCGACCGTCGCCGGGGCCGAGCCCGACACCGCGCCAAAGGCCATCGAGCCGCCGACCACCACGTGTCCGATGCCGCCCCGGGTATGGCCGACCAGCGCCTTCACCACGTTGACCAGCTGCGCGGCAATCTGCCCCGCCCCCATGAGGTTTGCTGCGAAAATGAAGAAGGGGATGGCCAGCAGCGTCGTGTGGTCTATGCCGCCGACGATCTTCTGCACGATCGCCGGGTCCGGCAGCCTGGCGTAGAAGAGCTCCTTGTAAGCCAGCGCGGGCACGCCCAGCACCAGCAGCATCTCTAAACCGGCAAGCAGCAGCAGCGCGGCGAGGAGGACGATCAGGATCAGCATCGCTCGGCCTCCGCCTGCGCCGCGAAGCGGTCGATGACGCCGAAGAGGCTCAGCCCGTAGCGCAGCGCCAGCAGCAGGAAGCCGATGACTGGCGCCAGATAGATCAGCCCCATGGGGATCCCCAGCGTCGGCGAGGTCTGGCCGGATTTGAGCACGAACTCAACCATCTGCACGCCCAGCCACGCCACGTAGAGCGAAAAGAGCAGCCCCACCGTGTCGATGACCCGCAAGAGCCAGCGCCGCGCGGGTTCGGGCAGCTTGTCGCGCAGGTTGGTGATGCCCACGTGCTTGCCGCGCTCCAGCGCGAGGCCGAGCGCGAGGAAGACCAGGAAAAGGTTCATCAGCCGCACCGCTTCCTCGATCCAGGCAAAGCGGCTGGCCATCGTGCCGCCGAATTCCCGCACAACCACCGAGCCGAAGAACAGCGCCACCATGGTCAGGAACAGCACCACGAGAATCGTGCGCTCGACCCTTCGCAGCAAGTTGAGGAATGTCATGGGCGGTCTCCGGATCAGCGGTCGGGCGGCGTCTTGCAAAGAGGCGCCCGGAGAACCGGGCGCCCTGTAAGGTCTTGGTAAGTCAGGTCGCCCTCGGGGCGCGGACTTATTTGGCGGTGGCCGTCTCGTAGGCGTCTAGCAGCGCCTTGCCGGTTTCACCGGCCATGGCGACATAGGCTTCCGAGGCCGGGCCCCAGGTCAGCTCGCGCAGCTCTGCACGCTCTTCGGGCGAGGCGACGCGGACGTTGGTCCCCGAGTCCTTGATCACTTGCAGCGCCTCTTCGACGGCGGCGGCCTTGTGGGCGGTCAGATCGGGGATGACCTCGGCGAAGGCGCCCTTGATCACGTCCTGATACTCGGCCGGCAGGCTCTCCCAGAACATCGGGTTGAACAGAACCACGTCTTCCATCGCGCCGTGATCCGAGATCACTAGGTTCTCCTGCACCTCGTAGAACTTCATGTTCTTGATGGTATCGAGCGGGTTCTCCTCGCCGTCCACGACGCCGGTCTGCAGCGAGGTGTAGAGCTCGCCGAAGGGCAGCGCGATGGCCGAGGCGCCCAGCGCGTTGAACTGCTCGATGAGGATCGAGCTGTCCATCACCCGGAACTTCTGGTCGGCAAAGGCGGCGAGGTTGTCGAGCGGCTTGTTCGAGGTGAACTGCTTCTTGCCATTCGGCCAGAGCATCAACGCGACCATGCCCTTGTCCGCGAAGGTGTCCAGCAACGCCTGGCCGAAGGGGCCCTCGCGCAGCGCCTGCGCCTCGGCGGCGTCCTCGGGGATAAGGTAGGGGATGTCGAGGATCGACACCGCCGGGTTGAAGCCGCCAAGGAAGGCGGCCGGGGCGACGGTGCCCTCGATGGTGCCGAGCTGCACGCCCTCGTTCATCTGGCGCTGGTTGCCCAGCTGGCCCTGCGGGAAGATCTGCAGCTCGACCGCGCCTTCGGTGCGCTCTTTGACCAGCTCGGCGACCTTCTCGAGGTGCACGTGGCGGCTCTGCGCCGTGCTTTCAAGATGGCCGATCTTGGCCACGAACTCCTGCGCCGAAGCGGTGCCAGATGCGAAGGAAAGCGCGAGCGCAAGCGCGGCGCCGGCAATGCGGGTCATGACCATGCGGGGTACTCCAGAATTTTCAACGCCACTAGCTATCGGCGGCGCGGGGTGCAAGTCAAAGCGAACCGCCTATACGGAAGGCGGTCCCGATGCATCAGCCTGTTTCTTGAGCGTGCAGCCCCGCCTGCAGGGTCAGAGCAGGGCGCGGTCCTACGATCGCTCCCCCGGCTGCCGCGGAAGCCGGGCAGAAAAAAGCGGCCCGCTCATGTTTAACGGGCCGCAGTGAGATGCACTCCCCTCTCAAAAAAGTGCACCTATCTCATTTCGCGCGCCTGAGCCGGGTCAGCGGCGCCGAGATCCGGCATCCCGGCGGCGGCACCCTGGCGAGATCGCAATGGGTCGCCAGCCACTTTTCACATTGCTCCACCAGCGCGCAGCCGCAGCATGCGGCCACCATCACCTGATATTCCTCGGGCCGAAGCCGCCCCGTGTCGATCTGCTCGGCAAGGTTGAGGCCCATGACCCGCGCCACGCTGCGCGCCATCCAGAAGTGACGTGCCTGATCGCCCAGCATGATTCACACCTCGTTCCGGAGTTCATCCCGCAACATCTTGAAAGGACGTCCGTTCACACAGTCTTCGGGCCAGACGCGCGCGCGCTCCCCTCCAGCCTCTATATCGGCCCGGTGATCGAGCCAGCGGGCGCAGCCCTCGGCCCAAAGGCAGGCCCGGCAGCGCCGCACCATCCCGGCCCAGTCGTCCTGCGGCAGCACCCCGCGGCGCTGCGCCTCGGCGAGATCGACACCGGTGGCACGGGCCATGCGCTGTACGCGCCAGTAATGGCTGCGCTCGTCGCCCAGCGGAAAGGGCCTCGGGCCGCGCAGCATGTTGGCCGAGATCATCGCGCTAGCGTCCGGTCAGATCGCGAAAAAGGTCGGCGTTGCGGCAATAGCCCGGAGTGGCCGCCGTGATGCCATCGCGCGTGGCGAGCCAATGCTCGCAGTCACCGGGCTTGTGGCAGCCGGTGCAGGCCAGCACCGCATCCTCGAGACCGGCAAAGCTCAACCGTCCGCGCATCATCTGCTCTTCGAGGTCGACGCCGAGCGCTCCGGCCATCTGGTCGACGAGACCGGCATGACGTTTGAAATCCTTCGCTCCAGGCATGGCTCTTCTCCCTTGTTGGCGGCCTTTTCGGCCTTGCCTCGGGACAAGCTTAGCACGGCAGGGCGGCGGCCCCCTTGATGCACATCAACGTCAGACGCCGCCACCGGCCCGATACGCCTCGCTCGTGCGCCGCACGGTTTCGATTCGTTCGCTGTTCGGCGGGTGGGTCCCGAGGAAACGGTTCCCCGGATCCGGCAAACGCTCGAAGAACCGCGCGCCGCGAATCGGATCAAAGCCGCTGCGCAGCGAGATCACCGTGCCCAGTTCGTCCGCCTCCAGCTCGTAGTTCTTGGTAAAGGTTCGCGCCCCGACCGAGGCGCCGAATTCCTCGGCCGAACGCACCGAAGCCTCATCCGCGCCGGTCATCGCGGCGATGCCCGAGAAGATGATCGCGCCGATGGCGGCATCCTCCTGCACCCGGTCGAGGTGGCCCAGGATGTGATGCGAGGCCTCGTGGCCCATGACGAAGGCCAGTTCGTCGGCGTTCTGCGCCTCACGGATCAGCGCGAGGTTGAAGGCCAGAACCGGCCGCCCCTGGCTGTCGCGGGTCTGGAAGGCGTTCGGCGTCTCGTCGGGGCGGTCGTCGACGACGATCAGGAAATCGCAGTTCGCGCCGCCGCGGGTGAAGTTTCGGCACTGGCTCTCGGCCACCGGCTCGACACGGTGGACAACCTCGGTGAACTGCCGTGCGGCGCGGGATTCGCCCCCTCCAGAGAAGGGATCGTTGCGACCCGAGGGCACCGAGGAAACAGGCGCCACGGCACAGGCCGAAACAAGGGCCGAGACGAGGACGAGGAAAACGGGCAGAAGTCGGCGCATGCGGAAGGTCGCTCCGGTTCGGATCATGGATCGAAGGATAGGCGGCGGCGCGCCCCGGCGCCAGTGCAGCGCGCACAGAGTGGCATCTTTGTGCTTTTTGCGTGGGCCCCGCGCCGCCGCTAGGGACTGGTACATTTTGTGGATTGCACGCCGCGTGAAGGCGGGTCTAGGCTGCTATCATGTTCAGCATCGAGCACGAATTTGACGCCACCGTGGTGACCCTCGTCGACGAGGGCGAGCCGCATTTGCAGGAAGACGTGATCGTCTCGAGCTTCGAGGAATGCGTCACGGTCGAGCAATATGATCCGCGCACCGACAGGGTGAACAAGATCACGCTCTCGATGACCCAGATGCGCGATCTCGCCGCCGCGATCAGCCTGCCCGAGGGCGTCTATACCAGACAGGGAGCCGACGAGGAGGAGTGATCACCCCTCCACCCGGAAAGCCTTGTCCCGCGACGTTGCTCCGCGGATCAGCGTGAGCCGCGACTTTGGCACCCCCAGCGCCTTTGACAGCAGCTTGATCACCGCCTCGTTGGCCTTGCCGTTTTCCGGAACAGTGGTGACGTAGACCCGGATCTGCCCCTCTTCCTCGCGGATCTCGTTGCGCGACGCCTTGGGCGTGACGCGCAGCTCCAGCACCGTACCCGGCGCAGCGAGATGGGAAAGGTCGGACTTGGCCATGGCGGGGCTCCTCGTGCGGCTGCCCGTGCTCATATCAGCCCGTCGCAAACCAGACACCCCCAACTCGGCGCCGACTGCCTTCGGCCTGTCTCAAGGCACACCCCGGCACCGCAACCGGTTGAATCCGCGCCGTCAAAGCCTGACATAGGGGGCAACTGAATGAGGAGACGGCGATGCCCACCCCCAATCCGCAGGCGATGGACTTCCTGCTCAGCCGGCGCTCGCGCCCGGCCAAGACGCTGACCGGCCCGGCACCCGACCGCGCGGCGCTGATGCCGTTGCTTACCGCCGCTGCGCGCACGCCGGATCACGGCAAGCTCGAGCCCTGGCGCTTCATCGTGCTGGAGCGCGGCGCGCTCGACCGCATGGCGGAGGCCGTCGCCGCCCGCGCTTCCGCATTGGGCATCGACGAAGACCAGGGCGCCAAGGCCCGCGCCGCCTTTGCCGATAGCCCGCTCTGCGTCGCGGTGATCGAGGTGCAAAAGGAAAGCCCCAAGATTCCGCCGCTGGAGCAGACCTATTCCGCGGGCGCCGCCTGCCTTGCCCTGCTCAACGCCGCGCTGGCCTCGGGCTGGGGCGCGAACTGGCTGACCGGCTGGGCCTCGCATGACCGCACTTTCGTCGCCGAGACGCTTGGGCTGGCCGAGAACGAGCGCGTCGCGGGCTTCATACACATCGGCACCGAAACTTCGGCCCCGCCGGAGCGCCCGCGCCCCGACCTCGAGGCGATCACCACCTGGATGGACGCATGATCCCGGCGTCCTTTCTTGCCGCGATCGGCCAGATCGGCGATCCGCGCTTCCGCTCGGTTCTGCTCAAGGGGCTCGGCCTGACGGTCGGGCTCTTCGTGCTGATCTACTTCGTCTTCGTCACCGTCGTTGGCTGGCTGGTCGGCGACACTGTCTCGCTGCCCTGGATCGGCGAGGTGACCTGGGTCGACACCGCGATCAGCTGGGGTGCGGTGCCGCTGATGATGCTGCTCTCGGTGGTGCTGATGGTGCCCGTTGCCTCGGCGATCACCTCGTTCTTCCTCGACGACGTGGCGCAGGCGGTCGAGGACCGACATTATCCCGCGCTCGGCCCGGCGACCGAGGTGAGCTGGGGCGAGGCGCTGCGCGACACGCTGAGCTTCCTTGGCGTGCTGATCGGGGCCAACCTCGTGGCGCTGGTGCTCTACATCTTCTTCGCCCCGCTCGCGCCCTTCATCTTCTGGGGGCTGAACGGCTTCTTGCTGGGGCGGGAGTATTTCACCCTCGCGGCGATGCGCCGGGTCGGGCGGGAACAGGCCGCCGTGCTGCGCCGCCGCCACCTCGTGACGATCTGGATCGCCGGCGTGCTCATGGCGCTGCCGCTCTCGGTGCCGCTGGTGAACCTGCTGATCCCGATCCTCGGGGCGGCGACCTTCACCCACCTCTACCACCGGCTGCAGGGCGAACGCCCCGCGAGCTAGGCAATCAGGCTAGAAAGCCGGGGCTGGCGGGGTCACTCGCCAGCCGTCAAGGGCGGGCCCATCCGGTTGAACATCCAGCCGTCGATGTCCCGGACCGAGATCAGCCCGCTGAAGATGATCCCCGCGAAGATTCCCCACAGGACAACCGAAATGCCGGTGGTGATCCAAGCCTTGCGCTTGAGGTTGTGCACCTCGGGGCTGCCAGCGTGGGTGCCGGGCACGATCTCGCCGAGGTCCCCCTGCGTCTTCAGCCGCACGGGAATCACGCAAAGGAAGGTCATGAACCAGATGACCGCGAAGAGCACGATGCCGGAAGTGATTGCCATGATGTGTCCTCAGACCTGTTCCAGCTCG
The sequence above is a segment of the Alloyangia pacifica genome. Coding sequences within it:
- a CDS encoding EI24 domain-containing protein; the encoded protein is MIPASFLAAIGQIGDPRFRSVLLKGLGLTVGLFVLIYFVFVTVVGWLVGDTVSLPWIGEVTWVDTAISWGAVPLMMLLSVVLMVPVASAITSFFLDDVAQAVEDRHYPALGPATEVSWGEALRDTLSFLGVLIGANLVALVLYIFFAPLAPFIFWGLNGFLLGREYFTLAAMRRVGREQAAVLRRRHLVTIWIAGVLMALPLSVPLVNLLIPILGAATFTHLYHRLQGERPAS
- a CDS encoding DUF1467 family protein, translated to MAITSGIVLFAVIWFMTFLCVIPVRLKTQGDLGEIVPGTHAGSPEVHNLKRKAWITTGISVVLWGIFAGIIFSGLISVRDIDGWMFNRMGPPLTAGE